Proteins encoded in a region of the Halioglobus maricola genome:
- a CDS encoding SLBB domain-containing protein gives MHKAISRTFSCMSRLLPWVALFLPLSAAAASDRYIPYIEPLHVAQQRTYVAAAPQGDDASLEEASPEVVMPIAGLTVGLSSEVSRVEQVAEDRAGPLSLAETQQQQAGEGQLKQFGYDIFNRAPSTFAPVDGIPVPPNYRVGPGDNLIVQLYGKRNVEYKLLVTRDGNILVPEYGPIKVSGMTFDEVEAMITEGFERRVIGARAVVTMGRLRSIQLRLAGDVVQPGVYTIGGLSTLVDALLSTGGVRETGSLRRIQLLRNGQRIATLDLYDLLLRGGSGTEHYLRHNDTIFVPPLGEVVYVTGDVQRPGIYELLGETTIGQVLAMAGGLLPTASLEDSHIERIQPQGYRTLVDFSAAGGDQAIRAKAVRNGDFLRVLPLEDQLESVVLLSGHVDRPGGYQYRDAMRFSDLIGSAEALLPGADMAFYLIRRENPVSLRSEVLYGDLTAALEQPGGSADLTLAPRDQVFIFDLSEVRENTLADIVEQLRVQATESRPAAVVSVRGALRQPGNLPLQVGARLLDVVALGGGLLPRIDMHYGIYVRTRSPGRYVEAHAFSLAAARENPLGSENPVIEPGDRVYFFSEQQARSELLAEDISLLREQALYGAPESIVTVLGEARLPGTYPMVPDMRASDLLCGAGGLARKAWGVTAELSRIGADNTGSGITTHTALDSVELLAICDLKRRSERGEISREQYLAAYTAEVSNPRLQPLDQLAFSEKPGWVEQATVVLSGEVQRPGTYAIDRHESLCSVLQRAGGLTVDAYAYGAYFTRNSVREMQQETIDELHGQLDDLMVELSLSHSFNNDGKSAPEWAGKQDYLKAIRQLEKAEANGRMVVDMDKVQRCRSRDELALEDGDALVVPRVPDYVQVAGQVYVPTSHLYSDDRNIKDYVELSGGSTVLGKLDHAYVIQANGEVLNLKGGRNSSRMARKSVMPGARIYVPLNVDRMNGTERAQTWVQTLVNSAILAGIVL, from the coding sequence ATGCACAAGGCTATTTCGAGAACGTTCTCCTGTATGTCCAGGTTGTTGCCCTGGGTCGCACTGTTTTTGCCTTTAAGTGCGGCGGCCGCTTCTGATCGTTACATTCCCTACATAGAGCCGTTGCACGTGGCTCAGCAGCGCACCTATGTGGCGGCTGCACCCCAGGGAGACGATGCGTCGCTAGAGGAAGCGAGCCCTGAGGTGGTTATGCCGATCGCCGGCCTGACCGTGGGGCTATCTTCGGAAGTATCGCGCGTGGAGCAGGTCGCAGAAGACAGGGCAGGGCCTCTCAGTCTGGCAGAAACGCAACAGCAGCAGGCGGGAGAGGGCCAGCTCAAGCAGTTTGGCTACGACATTTTCAACCGGGCCCCGAGTACCTTTGCGCCAGTGGACGGTATCCCTGTGCCGCCGAATTATCGCGTTGGCCCAGGTGATAATCTCATCGTCCAGCTCTATGGCAAGCGGAATGTTGAGTACAAGCTACTGGTGACTCGCGACGGCAATATTCTTGTGCCGGAGTATGGCCCCATCAAGGTGTCAGGCATGACCTTCGACGAAGTTGAAGCCATGATCACCGAGGGGTTCGAGCGCAGGGTGATCGGCGCTCGCGCTGTCGTGACCATGGGGCGCTTGCGCAGTATCCAGCTGCGCCTGGCCGGAGACGTAGTGCAGCCAGGCGTGTACACCATAGGCGGCTTGTCGACACTGGTTGATGCACTGTTGTCTACAGGTGGTGTTCGCGAGACAGGGTCTCTGCGGCGCATTCAGTTACTGCGCAATGGGCAGCGTATTGCCACTCTCGATTTATACGATCTTTTGTTGCGTGGCGGCAGCGGGACGGAGCATTACCTGCGGCACAACGACACCATCTTTGTTCCTCCGCTAGGTGAGGTTGTCTACGTCACCGGAGATGTGCAGCGCCCGGGCATTTATGAGCTGTTGGGGGAGACCACTATCGGCCAGGTGCTGGCCATGGCGGGGGGGCTCCTGCCAACGGCATCGTTGGAAGACTCACACATAGAGCGCATACAGCCGCAGGGCTATCGCACTCTGGTGGACTTTTCTGCGGCTGGTGGCGATCAGGCGATTCGAGCCAAGGCTGTGCGCAACGGCGATTTCCTGAGAGTGCTGCCCTTGGAGGATCAGTTGGAGTCGGTGGTGCTGCTGTCCGGCCACGTCGATCGTCCGGGCGGTTACCAGTATCGCGATGCCATGCGCTTCAGTGATCTTATTGGCAGCGCTGAGGCTCTCTTGCCCGGGGCGGATATGGCGTTCTACCTGATTCGTCGTGAAAACCCGGTATCGCTGCGCAGCGAGGTCCTCTACGGCGACCTGACTGCTGCGCTGGAGCAACCCGGCGGTTCCGCAGATCTGACACTGGCTCCGCGTGACCAGGTCTTTATCTTTGACCTTTCCGAGGTGCGTGAAAATACGCTGGCGGATATTGTTGAACAGTTGCGCGTCCAGGCGACGGAATCGCGCCCGGCCGCTGTAGTGAGTGTTCGCGGTGCGCTGCGCCAACCCGGAAATCTGCCGCTGCAGGTGGGTGCTCGGCTGCTTGATGTGGTCGCTCTCGGTGGCGGCTTGCTCCCTCGGATTGACATGCATTACGGCATTTATGTGCGTACCCGCTCTCCAGGCCGCTATGTGGAGGCCCATGCCTTCAGCCTGGCGGCTGCACGGGAAAATCCACTGGGCAGCGAAAATCCGGTGATCGAGCCCGGTGACCGGGTGTACTTCTTTAGTGAGCAGCAGGCGCGGTCAGAACTGTTGGCTGAAGATATCAGCTTGCTCCGTGAGCAGGCACTGTACGGTGCTCCGGAGTCGATCGTTACCGTACTGGGTGAAGCGCGCCTGCCTGGTACTTACCCTATGGTGCCGGATATGCGTGCCAGTGACTTGCTTTGTGGTGCCGGCGGCCTGGCACGCAAGGCCTGGGGCGTAACAGCAGAGTTGTCGCGCATCGGTGCCGACAATACTGGCAGTGGCATCACCACGCACACTGCGCTGGACAGCGTTGAGTTATTGGCGATTTGTGATCTCAAGCGGCGCAGTGAGCGCGGCGAAATCAGTCGCGAGCAATACCTGGCCGCGTACACGGCGGAAGTGAGTAACCCGCGCCTACAGCCCCTGGATCAACTCGCCTTCAGTGAGAAGCCCGGTTGGGTCGAGCAGGCAACTGTTGTACTGAGTGGCGAAGTTCAGCGCCCCGGTACCTATGCGATCGACAGACATGAAAGTCTCTGTAGTGTGCTGCAGCGCGCCGGTGGTCTGACGGTTGACGCCTATGCCTATGGCGCTTACTTCACTCGCAATTCCGTCCGGGAAATGCAGCAGGAAACTATCGATGAGTTGCATGGCCAGCTGGACGACCTGATGGTTGAGTTGTCGCTTTCCCACTCTTTCAACAACGATGGTAAGTCGGCGCCGGAGTGGGCGGGCAAACAGGATTATCTCAAGGCCATTCGGCAGTTGGAGAAGGCGGAGGCTAACGGCCGCATGGTGGTCGATATGGATAAGGTGCAGCGCTGCCGCAGCCGCGACGAGCTGGCACTGGAAGACGGTGACGCACTGGTCGTTCCGCGCGTGCCTGACTATGTGCAGGTGGCGGGGCAGGTATATGTACCGACTTCACATCTCTACAGCGACGACCGCAACATCAAAGACTACGTGGAGCTGAGCGGTGGCAGCACGGTGTTGGGAAAACTCGATCACGCCTATGTCATTCAGGCCAACGGTGAGGTGCTTAACCTCAAGGGCGGTCGCAACTCCTCGCGAATGGCGCGCAAGTCAGTGATGCCTGGCGCAAGAATTTACGTCCCCTTGAATGTAGATCGCATGAATGGCACAGAGCGCGCCCAGACCTGGGTTCAGACGCTGGTTAACTCGGCCATTCTTGCCGGTATCGTGCTGTGA
- a CDS encoding sulfotransferase family protein, producing MKPLDFLIIGAQKCATTTLFELLRQHPDIRMPLEKEVPFFTAPVVDAQGWREFARAQFGTSEGKLWGKATPQYMCDPEAASRIATLMPSVKLIAILRDPAQRTWSHYQMDRRRNTEQREFSEVLDGLLDSATLERSRSLPVPDHGEGYEPESEFYVAWSEYGRILQRYRAHFPAEQLLVIYTEDLQSAPRETLDRVLSFIGLPQGFEPRGLGEVVHRGGSRSRIPHGVRVWLRRQRMVAALWERMPDPLRGRWRFLYERWNVRAGPAQGEADALAANLERLRAHYARDLALLDELPLPAPPWRQSYGAG from the coding sequence ATGAAGCCACTGGATTTTTTGATTATCGGTGCACAGAAATGTGCAACCACGACACTCTTTGAGCTACTCCGGCAGCACCCGGATATCCGCATGCCGCTGGAGAAGGAGGTTCCATTCTTTACTGCGCCCGTTGTCGATGCGCAGGGCTGGCGCGAATTTGCCCGCGCGCAGTTCGGTACCAGTGAGGGAAAGCTCTGGGGCAAGGCTACGCCGCAGTATATGTGTGACCCTGAGGCTGCTTCGCGCATAGCCACGCTTATGCCCAGCGTGAAACTGATCGCAATCCTGCGCGACCCGGCACAACGTACCTGGTCGCACTACCAGATGGACAGGCGTCGCAATACGGAGCAGCGCGAATTCTCCGAGGTGTTGGACGGCCTGCTCGATAGCGCGACCCTGGAGCGCAGTCGCAGTTTGCCAGTGCCTGACCACGGCGAGGGGTATGAGCCAGAATCGGAGTTCTATGTCGCCTGGAGCGAATATGGGCGAATCCTGCAACGCTACCGGGCACATTTCCCGGCCGAGCAGCTGTTGGTGATCTATACCGAAGATCTGCAGTCTGCACCGAGGGAAACACTGGATCGTGTGCTGAGTTTCATCGGCTTGCCGCAGGGGTTCGAGCCTCGAGGCCTCGGCGAGGTCGTGCACCGGGGCGGCTCGCGTAGTCGCATTCCTCACGGTGTGCGCGTCTGGCTGCGGCGGCAGCGTATGGTCGCAGCACTTTGGGAGCGTATGCCTGATCCTCTTCGGGGCCGCTGGCGCTTCCTGTACGAGCGCTGGAACGTGCGTGCCGGACCAGCACAGGGCGAGGCCGATGCGTTGGCTGCCAATCTCGAGCGGCTGCGCGCCCACTATGCGCGTGACCTCGCTCTCCTCGATGAGCTACCGCTGCCCGCTCCGCCCTGGCGCCAGTCTTATGGGGCTGGTTGA